A single Sutterella megalosphaeroides DNA region contains:
- a CDS encoding RNA methyltransferase: MSDPVLEPGRSARIDIVPETETALEAEPFSSIEEASIALEALGAKPQHVRTLFRAYLGRAAWPDASDERFPKRVREGLAAWRARMAAVLSVRSRHPGADPESERLLVTLADRQTVECVLLPRRGVCVSTQMGCAVGCVFCMTGKGGLVRQLSDLEIAAQAATARALRPLTKKIVFMGMGEPSHNLRNVLSAVRFLAEYGDFGHKDLVISTVGDERLFNELFASRVRPALAVSLHAIDEVKRRTLLPRGTRMTVEALTDAAERYARFSGYPVQYEWTLMAGVNDSFEEIDELARRLSGQYAMVNFIPVNAVEGSPYRRPEPEHARALVARLRAAGIVATLRDSAAQDVDGGCGQLRARVLKEEGK, from the coding sequence ATGTCCGACCCCGTCCTCGAGCCCGGCCGAAGCGCCCGGATCGACATCGTCCCCGAAACCGAAACCGCCCTTGAGGCAGAGCCCTTTTCCTCGATCGAGGAAGCCTCGATCGCGCTCGAAGCGCTCGGCGCGAAGCCCCAGCACGTGCGCACGCTCTTTCGCGCGTACCTCGGACGCGCCGCCTGGCCCGACGCGTCGGACGAACGCTTCCCGAAGCGCGTGCGCGAGGGGCTTGCCGCCTGGCGCGCCCGCATGGCGGCGGTTTTGTCGGTGCGCTCCCGCCACCCCGGGGCCGATCCCGAGAGCGAACGTCTTCTCGTGACGCTTGCCGACCGTCAAACGGTCGAGTGCGTGTTGCTGCCGCGACGCGGCGTGTGCGTTTCGACCCAGATGGGCTGCGCCGTCGGGTGCGTTTTTTGCATGACGGGGAAGGGCGGACTCGTGCGGCAGCTTTCGGACCTTGAAATCGCCGCGCAGGCGGCAACGGCCCGAGCCTTGCGGCCCCTTACGAAGAAAATCGTCTTCATGGGGATGGGCGAACCCTCCCACAACCTGAGGAACGTCCTTTCGGCCGTGCGGTTTCTCGCCGAGTACGGCGACTTCGGGCACAAGGACCTCGTCATTTCGACGGTCGGGGACGAGCGGCTTTTCAACGAACTTTTCGCCTCGCGCGTGCGGCCCGCGCTCGCCGTATCGCTTCACGCGATCGACGAAGTGAAACGCCGCACGCTTCTTCCCCGCGGCACGCGCATGACGGTCGAGGCTCTGACGGATGCGGCGGAGCGCTACGCGCGCTTCTCGGGCTACCCCGTGCAGTACGAATGGACCCTGATGGCGGGCGTGAACGACTCGTTCGAAGAAATCGACGAACTCGCGCGACGCCTCTCCGGTCAGTACGCGATGGTGAACTTCATTCCGGTCAACGCCGTCGAAGGGAGCCCCTACCGCCGTCCCGAGCCCGAACATGCCCGGGCGCTCGTCGCGCGCCTGCGCGCGGCGGGGATTGTTGCGACGCTTCGCGACTCGGCCGCCCAGGACGTCGACGGCGGGTGCGGGCAGCTGCGCGCCCGCGTGCTGAAGGAGGAAGGGAAATGA
- a CDS encoding DUF805 domain-containing protein: MTNMTDPDNDKAIVETSSEADDATNVDARLQGLGKLVDMPVARDRRRRYWMVWFLWGMLGTALTFEGVKDGTWLAVAGILGGPFWFLFLVWPFLWLRDRLRARSLWAEDMTALLHDAGDDPDSTSTLIVVWGKTGALVPESEWCGAFPSVRLDVDKLERIEVGTLPGVRTAGFLAKDLVAWAAEKNVEGASGDLRAALLWCDTLDRATR; encoded by the coding sequence ATGACGAACATGACCGACCCGGACAACGACAAAGCGATCGTCGAAACGTCCTCCGAAGCCGACGACGCGACGAACGTCGACGCGCGCCTGCAAGGGCTCGGGAAACTCGTCGACATGCCCGTTGCCCGCGATCGGCGCCGCCGCTACTGGATGGTGTGGTTTCTCTGGGGGATGCTCGGCACGGCCCTCACCTTCGAGGGCGTCAAAGACGGCACGTGGCTTGCGGTCGCGGGGATTTTGGGCGGACCCTTCTGGTTCCTCTTTCTCGTGTGGCCGTTCCTGTGGCTGAGGGACCGGCTGCGGGCCCGATCGCTCTGGGCCGAAGACATGACGGCGCTTCTTCACGATGCGGGGGACGACCCCGACAGCACCTCGACCCTGATCGTCGTGTGGGGGAAGACGGGCGCCCTCGTGCCCGAGTCCGAATGGTGCGGAGCCTTCCCGAGCGTTCGACTCGATGTCGACAAGCTCGAACGCATCGAGGTCGGAACGCTCCCTGGCGTACGCACGGCGGGGTTTCTTGCAAAGGACCTTGTCGCCTGGGCGGCGGAAAAGAACGTTGAAGGGGCCTCGGGCGACTTGCGTGCCGCGCTTCTCTGGTGCGACACGCTCGATCGGGCGACGCGCTGA